The sequence CGATCCCGTTCCTAAAATTCCCTTCGACCCTGATATCGGGAGGAAGCACTCGATCCAAGTCTCGATTGAACGCGAATAGTTGCGGACCATAAACCGGGAGAGCGTCCTTCCAAACAGTCACATAGTGGTTCAAGGGAATCTCTCCCTCAGGAAATAGTTTCTTTCTATCTTCTTCCACAATGGAAATGATCTCGTCTTCGGATCTTGACGCGATCTCTCGGTCTCCGGCGCCTCCATATATAAAGGTTTCCGAATGTATTCCATCAGAAGTCCTTCCGGAGAATATAAAATCGTTAAACAGGATCCCTCTTGCTCGGATCCCAAGTTCGGAAGAAAAACTTTTATGATCTTTTGGAAATAATACTCCAAACCCTTTCTTGCCGGAAAGAATCGAATCCTTTCCGAAACGAGTTACGCTCACGACTGGGAGTGTGTCCAACATTCCCTGGTATCCTTTGAATTCCTTGAACTCCGCCTTGAGGATCTTAAGGGTAGTGGATAGATTAGTCGCCAAAGTGATCTTAGCTTTCGGATAGGATTTGCGCAGATCCTTTATGCTAAGTATTTCTTGTTTGTATTTGATCTTTCCTTGGCTCGCCACTCTCGCTTCTAGAGCGCCTAGGATAGAACCAATCCCACCTCGGAAACTTACGGTTCCTCTCCTTCCCGGTTGCAATTTAGGTTTTTCTTTGCGCGAGTTTGCATAGGCCCTGAAATTTTTCCAAAGAGGAACATCTTCTCGTAAGAACTTCCCAAGCACGAACTCTGCAGACATTGCGTCCAAGTCCCCCGCATAGATCCCGCCCAATGCAGGCTCTAAGATCTTTGACAAGAAGGCATCACCTAATACTCGTTTGCCCCAACTATATATGGATTCTCCAGGGATAGGCTTAGAAGGAACAGTCAATGCGGAGAAAGCAAATCGAATGATCTCAAAAACATTCAGCGG is a genomic window of Leptospira langatensis containing:
- a CDS encoding protoporphyrinogen/coproporphyrinogen oxidase encodes the protein MAKSVPDHIIIGAGFTGLVHAFLSLEKGESVLVLEKRDRAGGLIRSVPTEYGIVETAANGILNCWELEALSSKLGLDLLFPDANAKKRYIFSDRKFKRLPLNVFEIIRFAFSALTVPSKPIPGESIYSWGKRVLGDAFLSKILEPALGGIYAGDLDAMSAEFVLGKFLREDVPLWKNFRAYANSRKEKPKLQPGRRGTVSFRGGIGSILGALEARVASQGKIKYKQEILSIKDLRKSYPKAKITLATNLSTTLKILKAEFKEFKGYQGMLDTLPVVSVTRFGKDSILSGKKGFGVLFPKDHKSFSSELGIRARGILFNDFIFSGRTSDGIHSETFIYGGAGDREIASRSEDEIISIVEEDRKKLFPEGEIPLNHYVTVWKDALPVYGPQLFAFNRDLDRVLPPDIRVEGNFRNGI